TGTAAGGTCTTGCAATATTGGTTTCCAACTGCAGGTCAAGGTTTGAAATACCTGCAACATCAATATATTTCAAGCCCATTTGAAAAGCATGTTTGTTTCCCCACCAACCTGTACTATCCCTACCTGGTCTTATTTCCTTCAATAAAAATTCATCCAACACAACTTGTCCGTAAAAAGAGAAATGTTTGAGAAAATTCCACTTGAAATCAATGCCCATAAATGCGTTGTCAGGACTGCCTAATTGCTGCTCTACCGACCTGTAAAATATGACCGGGTTGAGATAATTAAAGTCAAATTGTCCATAGTAAAGCGAATCTTCTCTCCCAAAAACAATTGATTCGAATAAGCCAATGTTTATGTTTTTAGTGATATTTACACTCAAATGATGTAAGGCAAAGTATTTTTTTGGTACTATAGTATTACTGGTTTTGAATCTTCTAAAGTCATATACCATTTCTGCAAAAATATTTTGATAGTTGATCTTCCAGACATTTGTAATGAGCTTTAAAAATAAATAACTGCTGCTATAATCAGACAGGATCAAAGACCGGTATCCGTTTCCGATAAAATTTTTGTCATGACCAAATTGTACGCCAATATTTTTAATGATGTTGAAAGTAATATAACCCCGTGCGGTTAGGAAGTCTACGCCTGTTTTTTTAAATCCTTTCCAGAACCCCTCCCCGGGTACAGCTTTAAAAGTATCTATTCTACTTCTGACATAATCGGGAAATCGTGCCTGGTTATCAGCCATAAAAGTATAAAAACCAATTTTATTATTGATCATACCTCTTAGCTCTATACCTCTGGTATTGATAAAATCAATTTCATTTATCAGATCACCTATCTGGAAATACAAGACAGGATTGACATGAACATCAAAATCCTTATTATGAAAATGGAAAAGGTCTGATTTTTTTTTGTAGAAAAAGTTGAAGATTGGTTTTTTGCTGTCGTTGTTTGCTTTTTCAGTCCATTCCCAGCTATCATTTTGTAAAAATTTCAGATTAAACTGGTCTGTTTTGGATATTTGCAGGGGATGGGCATACTCATCCCCTACAAGTATAAATAAACTATCAGCAAATGCAGCAATCCCTTTTCTTGGATATGGTTTTGCAGCAGTGTGAAAGCCATCGGAAAATTTACCATGCTTAATTTCATACCTGTCAATAAGATGATAATAATCGCTATTCACAGGAAGGTAGGTACTTTGGCTAAGTACCCCGTTAGACCCCATTAGAAAAAAAATGATAAAAAGAGGTTTGCTTACTAACAAAAAAAAGTATATTTTATAGCATTTACTAATATTCATAATACCAATAAATAAAAAAACTATTATTATCTGCAAATATCAAGTAAAATATTTTAATTTTTATTAGCAATCTCAATTAAATAATTACCTTTGCCCTACCTAATACTAGTACCTAGTTGCAAAAGTAATAGTAATTAAAGGATGTTGTTTATCATCTTATACATAATATATGGTCATCCACTTCGCTATAATTCAGTTGTAGCTCAATTGTAATCCAATTAAATTAGTATTGTATGACCACGTGTGACAATGTTTAATCTAACAAAATATGACCTTTATTTATACAACTAAGTACTAATAATTAAGTCAAATATCTATCAACTAACAAAAACAGGTGGTACACATACTATCCCAAAAGAATTCCATTGCTAATCATTTTTTAGCCGAATTAAGGGATGTAAAGATTCAGCAAGACAGCATGCGTTTTAGAAGAAACCTGGAAAGATTGGGAGAAATATTTGCTTATGAAGTTTCAAAAGAATTTAAATATCAGAGTAAAGAAGTAAAAACGCCTTTAGGTACGGCAAAAGTGAATCTATTGGAAAATCAGCCGGTTCTTGCTACAATACTCAGAGCAGGAATTCCTTTTCATCAGGGTTTGCTGAATTATTTCGATCAAGCTCCAAACGCATTTATTGCAGCCTATCGCCTGCCCGGCCAGTCCGGTGGGGAAGAAGATAGCAAAGATGATGTAAAAATTGAAGTTAAGGTTAACTATAACGTATCGCCTGATATAAATAATAAAAATTTAATAATTATTGATCCAATGCTTGCAACAGGTACTACCATCGTTTTAGCACTTAATGGCTTGTTAAAAAACGGAATTCCTGCCCACACACACATCGTTTCAGTATTAGGAAGTAGAGCGGGTATAGATTATTTACAAAAAAGTATTAAAAATTTTACAATTTGGCTGGGTGATTTTGATGAGGAACTAAATAAAAAGGCATATATTGTACCCGGATTAGGGGATGCAGGTGATCTGGCTTACGGATATAAAACATAAAAAATTGCGTTCCGGGTACTCGGGACGAAATCCGAAATGGGAGAAAGTTTTTATTATATTTTACTGATTGGCGGGATGGTCGTATTGCTCGGTGGCGGTGAACTGCTCGTTAGGGGAGCCAGCAAGATTGCCCTGAAGTTGAGAATGTCCTCATTAGTTGTTGGGTTAACAATAGTTTCATTTGGCACCTCTGCCCCTGAATTATTAATAAACATCCAGGCTGCGCTTGGTGACCTTCCTGATCTGGCCATGGGCAACGTGGTAGGGTCAAATATTTGTAATCTGACATTAGTATTGGGAGTTGTTGCCTTGATCTTGCCTATCAAAGTACATGATGACAGCATAAAAATAGATTGGCCGGTGATGTTTTTTAGTTCAGTATTACTATTTTACCTGATCTGGTATGATGGATATGTAAATAAAGGAGAAGGTATTGCCTTTTTACTGATCATTATTGGCTATACATCTTTTTTAATCATCAGGTCAAGAAAGAAAATTAAAGAAAAGGAAAGACCAGACCCCATGTCAGAGATTGAAGGACAAAAGTTAGGTTTTGAAGAAAAGTGGTGGGTGGATATTGTCTTTATTGTGATGGGTTGTTTTGCATTATTCTATGGTGCAGAGTGGCTGGTTGAAGGAGCAAAACATGTAGCTGCTGATTTTGGTATTTCAGAGCGGGTTATCGGCATCACAATTGTTGCATTTGGTACAAGCTTACCAGAAGTTGTTACCTCTGCTATTGCCGCTTTCAGGAAAAATACCGATATGGCAATGGGCAATGTGATCGGATCAAATATATTTAATATTCTATCCGTTTTAGGAATTACAAGTATCATTAAAGATATCAGAGTACATGAATTCATCTTAAATGAAGACATGTGGGTGATGTTAGGGATAACTGTACTGGTCTTACCTATGATGGCGACCAGAAAACGTATTTCCAGATTTGAAGGTGCCTTTTTGTTATTAATATATTTTTCTTATATTATTCTAACAGGATCAGGAATCAGACCTATCGCGGGTATTGTTGATTTATTTAATTAAACATATCGGAATTTCAAAGTTTTGGCTTGATTTTATGGTTTTATGGCTATATGGTTTTATGGTTTTATGGTTAGATAGTTAATTTTTTATTAGTTAAGCTTATCTGTTGGTTAATTTCTTTAGGTAGTTTTTGTAATTCCCCAAGAATATGACAATATTATTCATTATTAAGCAGCTTTCTCACTTTTGACTTCTCGTTCCAGTCAAAAGATTCTTTTACAGAACCCTGACTGTAAGTATTTATTTTGCATAATTTTAACAATTTAAACCATAAAACCATCCCGAGTACTCGGGAAAACCATTTATCATTTTATCATCTTTTTTAATCAACTTATGAAATTATGTTCTGTATTTATCTGATGGGAGAAAAGATTGCAAATTATGCCGCAGTTTATTTTGGCAGCATGGGGAAATTTATTTTTGGCCCTGCTTTCGGACTTGCGAAATTACACCCATTAGAAACAGGTATACTTACTGTACTTGGAATGATGACCACCGTATTTGTAATTTCAATAATAGGAGAAAATGTTAGAAAATGGATCATCAAAAAAATTTATAAAGGCAGCAAACCCGGTCAACCTAAAAGCAGACGTATAAATAAAATATTGAAAGCACATGGACTTAAAGGCGTTGCATTTTTAACTCCCCTTTTATTAACCCCAATCGTGGGCACTATTCTTGCCCTTTCCCTTGGAGATTCAAGAAAAAAAATTTTTGTTTATATGCTTATTAGCGCTGTTTTCTGGTCAATCGTATTAACATTTCTTGCCTATCAATTTAAAGAATTATTTATTTACTTAAAAGACTTATTGGATTTTCCTGTTTAGTTAAACAAGAGATGGCAACAGGTTTAGAAAACTTATGGATATACAAGCTGTCCGAAGATCTTGAAGTAAAGGTCCATGAAGTGACAAAATCATTTCCGAGGAATGAGCTTTATAGAAGTGTTGATCAGTTGAGGCGTTCATCTGCATCTGAAAACATTGCTGAGCACTATCACAAAACAACAACGAAGGAGAAATTTGGTTTTTAGTTTTTAGTTATTGGTTATGGTTTGATAGTTTCTGGTTATAGTTCTTTAGTTTGCAGTTCCAGGCTTTATACCATAAGTAAGATGGACAAACCAATAAACTAAAACTAATAACTAAAAAAACTAAAACTAAAAACCATTAACCATTAACTAAGATGTTTTGGCAAATATTCCTTCAATCATCTCAATTCAGTTGCATTTGTTACTTGAATCTAAGTGATAATTCTTTTAATCTGTGAATCTGTGGCTTTTATTTTCATGCACTTTTGGTCAATGAGCTTACTTTTCTGATATTAACATCACATTGTTCTGCCTGATATAAGCCGGTTGTTTTTTCCAGATTATTTTATACAATACATCTGATTCATTGTTCAATAATACCTTATACCAAGGATCTGGTTCATCTTTCCATAATATTTTATACCAGATATCATGATTACCAATTACTTTTACTTTATGTCCTTTTTCAACGCTTTCAACTAATTCTGAACCGGCTGCAGGAGCACGCATGATCAGGCTGTTATCATTTTTTATAATTGCAAATGGATAATTTTTTGACAAACTAATAACATAATATACAACGCTCAGGTAAAGTATAAAGGCAATGCTATAGGCTAATTTTATCTTTTTTTTATGTAAACCTTTATAAATAAAGAATGAAAAAAATATAACCGCAGCAAAAATTAAAACCACAGAGAAGGTAGAATAATATTTTAGATACACCGAATAAAATACTTTCCATTCATCAGTTTCCTCATAGCCTTTAAGTTTATATTTTTTTGCCAGATCTTCCATCCTTTTCAACACCTTTTTATCTGGATTTTTTAAGTAGTAAACGTTGAGGTAAAAAAGTGCCTGGGCGTAATCATTTAACCCTTCTTTGATGTATGCCATTTTTAGCAGCATTTGAGGCGTAAACATTTTTGATTGCTCGAATATTTCTTCATATATCCGGTATGACTCTGTATATTTTTTTTGGTCAAATAAAGAATCAGCTTTGGGGATGTTGGAAACAAAGCTGTTACCAAATGATTGAGGTAAAATTATGAAATCAAAGATTACCAGCAATATTAATAATTTGATGGTGATGTTTTGCATTTAATCTGATAGTGGTTAACTTTGCAACAAAGTTAATAATTATAAAATTTTGAACCTTCAATCTTAAATGAAATGATCCGGTAGCTCAGTTGGTAGAGCATCTCCCTTTTAAGGAGAGGGTCCTGGGTTCGAGCCCCAGCCGGGTCACAATTTATTTTTTGATTTAGTGATCAAAAATCACTAAATAAATATTGCCCAGGTGGCGGAATTGGTAGACGCGCCACTTTGAGGGGGTGGTGGCCTTCGGGTCGTGGGGGTTCAAATCCCTTCCTGGGCACGATATTCATAGCGATGAATTTATTTAATCAAACCTCAATTTTAAGCCCATCATAAGCCAATTCTATAAATTCCGGTAGTTCCTTACTTATTTTTTGGTGCAGGCCTAAATTATGACTCATATGGACGAGATATGCTTTTTGTGGTTTTAGCAATTTTAACAGATCCACCGCCTGCTGAAGCGTAAAATGTGAAATGTGTTTTTCTTTCTGCAAAGCATTTAGCACAATAACTTCTGACCCTTTTACCTTTTCCAATTCCTTTTCGGAAATATAATTTGCATCAGTAATATAGGTGAAATTCTGAATGCGCAATGCTATTACCGGTAATTTATGATGCATCACTTCAATGGGCTGAAACTTTGCTCCTTCAATTTCAAACTCTGGGTTCCCGGGGTCAACCTTGTGAAATTCAATTTGCGGAATACCAGGATACCTGCGATTGGAAAACACATAAGCATATTGTTGTTTAAGCTGCTGAATAACTCTTGGAGAAGTATAAACAGGCATAGCGTGCCCTTGCTTAAAGTTAAAAGACCGCACTTCGTCCAACCCCGCTGTATGGTCCTTATGTTCGTGGGTAATGATCAAGGCATCTAGCTTATCAATACGCTCGCGCAAAACCTGCTGCCTGAAATCAGGGCCTGAATCTATGATAAAACTCTTTCCATCTATCTGAATATGGATTGATACCCTTAAACGCTTGTCGCGATAATCAAGTGAATTACAAATTTCACATTTACAGCCAATAACTGGAATGCCCTGGGATGTGCCGGTACCTAAAAAGGTAATCTTCAAACTGTTATATTAATTTGGTAGGTTATGACAATGACTATGACTAAATACTTTTCCGGGTTAATTCGTAGTACAATTGCTTATTTTTTTCGCTTAACCGGTTTGTATTAAGTGGTATGGTTTTCATGATTTCAATAATAGAGTTTATCTTTCCCTCTGTCGTATAGAAGTCGTTCACTACAGCCACTTTTTTGTCAACCAAAATACAGTAGCCTGTTTTAAAACTACCACGCTCATAACGCAAATCATAGTTTGACTCTGCAAATAATCCTTCAATTTTTTTTAGAAAGTGTTTTGTATATTTTATATCCATTGTCAAAGTCATTATCAATTATCAACTGCCTTCCCTATCCATTTTTTAACGATTTTTATCAATTGATCAAAATCGATGGGTTTTTGCAGGTAGTCGTTAATGCCAACAGCTCTGAAATCATCCATTGTGAAGTTCTTTGCATTACCCGTTATAGCTACGATAGGTACATCTGCCTTTTGTTTATCAGAAAGTTTCCTGATAGTTTTAGCACATTTAATACCATCCATAACCGGCATGTTTATATCAAGAAGAATAAGATCAATATTTTCATTGTTTAAAGCGGTTAGTACTTCTTTACCGTTTTTAACTGAAGTGATCTCAAATTTCTCAAATTGAAGAACATTTTTTGTTAAGGTTTGTATGACAGAACTATCTTCTGCAATAAGTACTTTTTTGGGATCTAACATATTTTTTAGTTGTATTTTGTTAAATGTAACAATATACGCTATTACTTGGTTTCAGGTTTTATCTTCTATTAAATATTAAGTATTCCTTTGTATTTGTCTTTATATTCCTTAAAAGCATCATTGAGATACAAAAAATTTCCTTCAAAAATATCCCAATAGGCTCGTTTCTCACTACGGGACAAGTCATAATCTTTATTTTTCAATTGCTTTTCTATTAATTCAGCATAATCAGCTACTTTTTTTATCCCCAGTGTCCCGGCATTACCTTTAAGCGTGTGCAAGTTACTCAAAATTATATTAATATCCCTACCCGGTTGAATTTTTTCTAAATAATGCAAAGATCTATTACATTGCCCTAATAGCTGTCGCGCCTCTTTTTCAAAATCTTCGTAAACTTTTTTTATCATTTCCATACCACCATAATCTTTTAGTTGGTTCAGGATATTCTTATCAATAACGGGCGTTCCCTCGCTATCGTTCTTCCGACTATAGCCGGGAGTAGTCCTCAGCTTTTCAATAGAGTTTGAAACAGCCTTTTTATCCCGGTTAGAATTGATTAACCGGCTTTGATACTTATTACTCCTGCCCTCCTCTCTATTAATATGTTCACTCCAGTATTTAATCTTATTAATAAGTGTTTCAGAAATAATAGGTTTGGCTATATAATCGTCCATACCTGCATTAATGAATTTTTCTTTGTCTTCTTTCATAGAATATGCAGTCATAGCTATGAAAACAGGGCAACGTTTCTCCGGGAAAGCCTGAAATAATTTTCGGATTTTGTTAGTAGAAGCTACTCCATCCATTTCAGGCATCTGAATATCCATTAGCACTATACCATAATTACCGGTTTTTACCTTTTTAATTGCCTCCATACCACTGAAAGCAATATCTATTATACAACCGGATTTTTCTAATATTTCAGAAACGACCTTTAAATTAATTTTATTATCATCAACAAGCAAAACTTTAGGAATCTCCTTTAACCCTTGCAAAATAGTGGAACTTACGCTGGGCTGGAGAGATTGGGGTAATACGAGTTCTTTAGCCTGATCCGCCTGAAAAGTAAACCAAAAATTGCTGCCGGCTCCTGGCTTTGAAGTTACACCAATATCGCCTCCCATTAATTTGCATAATCTTTTGGATATAGGTAATCCCAGGCCCGTTCCCTGATAAAACTTGGTTGTAGTGCTGTCTGCCTGGATAAAGCTATCAAAGAGCTTAATGAAATTTTCTTCTGCAACTCCTATTCCTGTATCTTTTACTTCTATTTGGATCAAATAACTGCCATCAGGGATGTTGTATTTTTTTCTATCTGCCTTTATACGGCTTGAAAGTCGTTTTACTATGATCTTTACACTTCCCTGATCGGTAAATTTGATCGCATTTGAAGTAAGATTAGAAAGAACTTGCAATAGCCTGGATTCGTCTACTTTTATATATTTGGGCAAATTTGATGATATATGATAAGAAAAATCAAGATTTTTCTCAGTAGCCTGCTGTAAAAATAATGAATGTAACTTTTCAATTGTATGGGAAATAGCGATAGATGTTTTATGAAGTTGCATTTTACCAGCTTCTATTTTAGAAATATCAAGAATATCATTTACAATAGTTAAAAGTGTGCTGGACGATTTCCTGACAGTTTCTACATATTCCTGCTGCTTCTTATTAAGTTCGGTATTTTTCAGCAGGTCAGTCATGCCAATAATGCCATTTAAGGGAGTGCGGATTTCATGGCTCATGTTTGCCAGAAATTGTTCTTTTAATTTCAATGACTTTTCAGCTACTTTTTTATCATTGATAGCTTGTTCAGCAATTTTTCTTTCGGTGATGTCTAAACATGATGATATAAAACCTTTGAAAGTACCATCAGGGTCAAAATAAGGAGCGCCTGTATCTAAAATCCATCTGTATTCTCCATTAAAGGTTTTAAGTCTATAGGTAATTTCAAATTTTTTCTTTTTCTTTAATGCCATTTGGGTTGTTTCAAGGCAAATATCTCTATCATCGGGATGGATGTTATTTATCCAGCTATTTGATATTGATTTTTGATCTTTTTTGCCTGTAAATTCAATCCACTGGTCATTAAAAAAATAAAAATCAGCATTAGCGTCAGATATTTTTAACAATACGGGTATATTATTAAATATGGTTCTGAAAAGTGATTCGTTTTTCTCTACTATTTTCATATTTTTTACTTGTTATAATACTTCATTGCCTGCGGCAAAAATGCTTTAATTAATAATATTAACAGCGTTGTTGAAAACTTATAAATATTCGTCATATTGGGGTGTAAATATACGAAAGAAAATTGAGTCCCCTCTAAAAAGTAAAAAATTGAAAAGAAATCGTTTCTTCCCGAGTACTCGGGAAGAACCAAAAACACTTTTTAGAGTGGACTCAAAATTACAATGAAAACTTTTAGAAATATGAATACTTTATTCTAAATTTGAGGAATTGATATAATAGGGTAAATGACAACAAAAGAAAAGGCATATAAAACTATATCTCAACTCGTTGAACGCTTTGACGAAAATATTGATACTTACAAAAGGAGCGGCTATAACGAAACTCAAACCCGGGTGGATTATATTGACCCTTTCTTTGAAGCATTGGGTTGGGATGTCCACAACAAGCAAGGTAACTATGAAGCGTACAGAGAAGTAGTTCACGAAGCGAAAGTAAGAGTTGCCGGAGCTACTAAAGCGCCCGATTACGGCTTTAAATTACCCGGTGGGAAATTTCTTTTCTTTCTCGAAGCAAAAAAGCCATCCGTCAACATAAAAGGTGATATTGCACCTGCCTACCAAGTGAGAAGGTACGGCTGGAGCGCCAAACTGCCCATTGCTGTCGTTACCGACTTTGAGGAGTTTTCCATTTACGATTGCACCAACAAACCAAAACAAACCGACAAGGCATCAGTTGCACGCATACAATATATTACCTATAAAGATTATCTGCAAGAATTTGATTTTATCTGGGAGACCTTTTCAAAAGAACGCATCTTAAAAGGCAGCTTTGACAAATTTGTACAAAGCGATACCAAAAAAAGAGGCACTGCAACGGTTGACAATGAATTTCTAAAGGAAATAGAAGAATGGAGAACATACCTGGCTACTACCATAGCCCTCAGAAACGAAACACTGAGCGAAGAAGAAATAAACTATGCAGTGCAAAAAACCATTGACCGCATAATATTCCTTCGTATTTGTGAAGACAGAGGCGTTGAACAATACGGCAATCTTAAAAATGCCATTAAACAAGGCGATCTGTACAAAAACCTTTTTGAACTTTTCCAAATAGCCGATGACAAATACAATTCCGGTCTTTTTGACTTCAAAGAAGATACTACAACTCCCAATCTCGTTATTGACAACAAAGTGATAAAGAACATAGTTCAGGAATTATATTACCCTCTTTCTCCCTTTGAATTTTCTGTTCTGCCTGCCGACATCTTAGGAAGTGTTTATGAGCAGTTTTTGGGTAAAACCATCCGGCTCACTAAAGCCCATCACGCCAAAATTGAAGAAAAACCAGAAGTGAGAAAAGCTGGCGGAGTGTATTACACGCCCAAATATATTGTGGACTATATAGTTGAAAACACCATAGGCAAACTCATACAGGGAAAAACTCCAAAGCAGGTAGAAAAGATAAAGATTTGCGACCCCGCCTGTGGTTCCGGTTCATTCCTAATTGGTGCATATCAGTACCTGCTTGACTGGTATCTGAAATACTACACAAACCTTTTAAAAAAGACAGAAAAATCCCCCCTTCAGGGGGGAAGATTGCCGAAGGCAATCAGGGGGGTGTTAACCCCCGAAGGCAACCTGACTACAGCAGAGAAAAAACGAATCCTGCTCAACAACATCTTTGGCGTTGATATTGACGCACAAGCCGTAGAAGTAACCAAACTGAACCTTTTGCTCAAAGCATTGGAAGGCGAAACACAGGCATCTATTGGCTACACATTATCTATGTTTCACGAAAGAGTTTTGCCCAATCTTAAGGACAACATTAAATGCGGGAATTCTTTAATTGGAAACGATTTTTACGATACCCAGCTTGACCTTTTCCCGGAACAAATTAAAAAGATAAACGCCTTTGATTGGGAAAACGGTTTCCCGGAAATTTTCAGGCAAGGAGAGTTCGATGCGGTGATTGGGAATCCACCTTATCTAATGGTTCAACCGCACAACACGGAAGCGAGCATTTTAGATTACTACAGAAATAACTACCGTGTGGCTGAATTCAAAATTGACCTATTCCACATGTTCATGCAAAAAGGGATTTCGATTTTGAGAAACTTTGGATTGTTTGGATATATTATTCCATCATCTATTCTTAACAATGTTTACACAGAGACATTGAGGGAGTGGATTCTTGAACACGTACTACTCAGAAAGGTTTCTATTGCAACCGAGAAGGTATTTGCTGATGCAGACGTCTACTCAGTTGTTATAACTGCGGAAAAAGAAAAGAATAAGGATAAACGCAACAAAAATCTTGTTGAAACAACTTTTGAATTAGAAAAAGCAAGAACAAACGAGAACATATCCTACTCCAATGTAAGGCAGGAACGATTTAGCCAAGCCAATGGAAAGGTTTGGAACATTTTGATTTCTGAAACTAATGTTGGTGTCATCGCTAAAATCCAGCAGAACAGTGAACCGATGTCAAAAGTAGCTCAAATCAATAGGGGATTAATCACAGGTGATAAAAAGAAATTCTTTGCTAACAATAAGGTCAATAAGAAATACAAGCCGATTCTGGCTGGAGGCGATGTAAAGCGATACTACTCAAACGAACCCGCTCAATATGTTTTGTTTGAAAAACCTCCTAAGTCTGGTGGCTGTTGGGATCCAAATGTTCATTTAGCATCACGCAAAATAGT
This region of Cytophagales bacterium genomic DNA includes:
- a CDS encoding N-6 DNA methylase — its product is MTTKEKAYKTISQLVERFDENIDTYKRSGYNETQTRVDYIDPFFEALGWDVHNKQGNYEAYREVVHEAKVRVAGATKAPDYGFKLPGGKFLFFLEAKKPSVNIKGDIAPAYQVRRYGWSAKLPIAVVTDFEEFSIYDCTNKPKQTDKASVARIQYITYKDYLQEFDFIWETFSKERILKGSFDKFVQSDTKKRGTATVDNEFLKEIEEWRTYLATTIALRNETLSEEEINYAVQKTIDRIIFLRICEDRGVEQYGNLKNAIKQGDLYKNLFELFQIADDKYNSGLFDFKEDTTTPNLVIDNKVIKNIVQELYYPLSPFEFSVLPADILGSVYEQFLGKTIRLTKAHHAKIEEKPEVRKAGGVYYTPKYIVDYIVENTIGKLIQGKTPKQVEKIKICDPACGSGSFLIGAYQYLLDWYLKYYTNLLKKTEKSPLQGGRLPKAIRGVLTPEGNLTTAEKKRILLNNIFGVDIDAQAVEVTKLNLLLKALEGETQASIGYTLSMFHERVLPNLKDNIKCGNSLIGNDFYDTQLDLFPEQIKKINAFDWENGFPEIFRQGEFDAVIGNPPYLMVQPHNTEASILDYYRNNYRVAEFKIDLFHMFMQKGISILRNFGLFGYIIPSSILNNVYTETLREWILEHVLLRKVSIATEKVFADADVYSVVITAEKEKNKDKRNKNLVETTFELEKARTNENISYSNVRQERFSQANGKVWNILISETNVGVIAKIQQNSEPMSKVAQINRGLITGDKKKFFANNKVNKKYKPILAGGDVKRYYSNEPAQYVLFEKPPKSGGCWDPNVHLASRKIVIRQIGTKPTATLIEKPYAVTGNIFTIMADDLSTEKFILGILNSAMIVYFWRIMFTDFKNSFPQVTIFSLGQVPIININERDKAARKLKEKIVQLVDNLLNLNKELQITKLETQRKQLQRAIDHAERKIDELVYELYGLSKDEIKIVEESQ